A genomic segment from Cyprinus carpio isolate SPL01 chromosome A22, ASM1834038v1, whole genome shotgun sequence encodes:
- the LOC122134455 gene encoding uncharacterized protein LOC122134455 isoform X2 yields the protein MKIIQLQIYLFMWSQATESLTNTAVILGADVIISCDLDIEEIYWYKLKLPDPPESILRTYSSTYEAAKYENSIFTHKYSVKTNSSLLIRNITADELGVYYCVKTSEPRKFSNGTRIYFTDSVHRNQTESQQETPWRNLTITSVLLNVLLIIAVIGLVKCCLDATRRSKNTSEKPQSTTAAQNTNDPQYADIDFSKCSRRNRPRPRPDQDQTTYSLLQPVKTV from the exons ATCTGTTCATGTGGTCTCAAGCCACAGAGAGTCTAACAAACACAGCAGTAATTTTAGGAGCTGATGTGATTATAAGCTGTGATCTTGATATAGAGGAGATTTACTGGTACAAACTGAAGTTACCGGATCCTCCAGAGTCGATCTTACGCACTTACAGTAGCACATATGAAGCAgctaaatatgaaaacagcaTCTTCACACACAAATACTCGGTGAAAACTAACAGTAGTCTGCTCATCAGAAATATCACcgctgatgaattaggagtttattattGTGTGAAAACTAGTGAACCACGAAAATTCAGCAACGGCACCAGAATCTACTTCACTG ACTCAGTCCACAGGAATCAGACAGAATCACAACAGGAGACACCATGGAGAAACCTGACCATCACATCTGTCCTGCTGAATGTGCTTCTGATCATTGCAGTAATAG GTTTGGTGAAGTGCTGCCTTGACGCGACCAGAAGATCTAAAAATACTTCAGAGAAACCTCAAAGTACAACAGCAGCTCAAAACACAAACGATCCACAG TATGCTGACATTGATTTCTCCAAGTGCTCCAGAAGAAACAGACCTCGCCCAAGACCAGACCAGGACCAGACCACCTACTCTCTTCTGCAGCCAGTAAAAACTGTTTAA